In Chryseobacterium gleum, a single genomic region encodes these proteins:
- the hutG gene encoding formimidoylglutamase: MNNIWQGRLDGEELLYHRIFQRVKEERNYDNISTGDFALHGFAVDEGVRRNKGRQGAKDAPDVIRKNMSNFPVILPDFSMLDFGNVTCENGNLESTQNDLAKNVSKVLLKGGKSLVLGGGHEVTYAHYLGVKTAFPEQKIGIINIDAHFDNRQPEKGVGPSSGTGFWQIAQEGPINSLHIGIQRNSNTLKLFDTAHQYGMKYILADELFFENLPSIYQRINDLLDNVDFAYLTICMDVFNASIAPGVSAAAYNGIFADTTFMHFYRHILKNKKLVALDVAEVNPSFDIQDRTARLAACLVNEWLMM, encoded by the coding sequence ATGAATAATATTTGGCAAGGCAGATTGGACGGAGAAGAGCTTCTCTATCACAGGATATTTCAACGAGTAAAAGAAGAGCGTAATTATGACAATATTTCTACAGGTGATTTTGCATTGCATGGTTTTGCCGTAGATGAAGGTGTCAGAAGAAATAAAGGCCGTCAGGGCGCTAAAGATGCTCCCGATGTTATCAGAAAAAACATGTCTAATTTTCCTGTAATCCTTCCGGATTTTTCAATGCTGGATTTTGGAAATGTTACCTGTGAAAACGGCAATCTGGAAAGTACACAGAATGATCTTGCCAAAAATGTTTCAAAAGTACTTTTAAAAGGCGGAAAATCACTTGTTCTGGGTGGAGGTCATGAAGTGACTTATGCGCATTATTTGGGGGTTAAAACAGCTTTCCCTGAACAAAAAATAGGGATTATCAATATTGATGCTCATTTTGACAACAGACAGCCTGAAAAAGGAGTCGGGCCAAGTTCAGGAACAGGATTCTGGCAGATTGCGCAGGAGGGACCGATCAATTCTCTGCATATTGGAATTCAGAGAAACTCAAATACATTGAAACTTTTTGATACAGCTCATCAATACGGGATGAAGTACATCCTGGCAGATGAATTATTTTTTGAAAATCTTCCTTCCATTTACCAGCGCATTAATGATTTGCTGGACAATGTGGATTTTGCCTATCTTACTATTTGTATGGATGTTTTTAATGCATCAATTGCTCCCGGAGTTTCCGCCGCAGCGTACAATGGTATCTTTGCAGATACAACCTTTATGCATTTTTACAGGCATATCTTAAAAAACAAAAAACTGGTTGCACTGGATGTCGCAGAAGTGAATCCTTCTTTCGATATTCAGGACAGAACCGCAAGACTGGCAGCGTGTCTTGTGAATGAATGGCTAATGATGTAA
- the fabF gene encoding beta-ketoacyl-ACP synthase II has translation MELKRVVVTGFGAITPIGNNAKEYWENLVKGESGAAPITLFDATNFKTKFACEVKNFDPLQHFDKKEAKKMDRNTQLGLVAAREAVAHSGIIEDNVDKNRVGVIWGSGIGGLETFETEVLGWANTEIPRFNPFFIPKMIADITPGHISIEYGFHGPNYTTVSACASSANAIIDSKMLIQLGKADVIVCGGSEAAVTASGVGGFNAMMALSTRNDDPKTASRPFDKDRDGFVLGEGAGCIVLEEYEHAVKRGATIYAELLGGGLSADAHHMTAPHPEGLGAYLVMKNCLEDAGLTADEVDHINMHGTSTPLGDIAESNAISKLLGEHAYDIQINSTKSMTGHLLGAAGVIEAIAALGTIIHGTVPPTINHFTDDENIDSRLNFTFNTAVKKDVKVAMSNTFGFGGHNACVLFKKI, from the coding sequence ATGGAATTAAAAAGAGTAGTTGTAACCGGATTTGGAGCAATAACACCAATAGGAAATAATGCAAAAGAATACTGGGAAAATCTTGTGAAAGGTGAGAGCGGTGCCGCTCCGATTACTCTTTTTGATGCCACAAACTTTAAAACAAAGTTCGCTTGCGAGGTAAAAAACTTCGATCCGCTACAGCATTTCGATAAGAAAGAGGCTAAAAAAATGGACCGAAATACTCAATTGGGACTTGTTGCTGCAAGAGAAGCAGTAGCGCATTCCGGAATTATTGAAGATAATGTAGATAAAAACAGAGTCGGTGTAATCTGGGGTTCCGGAATCGGAGGATTAGAGACTTTTGAAACTGAAGTGTTAGGATGGGCCAATACGGAAATTCCGAGATTCAACCCTTTCTTTATTCCTAAAATGATTGCGGATATTACTCCTGGACATATTTCAATTGAATATGGTTTCCACGGACCTAATTATACTACTGTATCTGCATGTGCATCTTCAGCAAATGCTATAATTGATTCCAAAATGCTGATCCAGTTAGGAAAAGCAGACGTGATTGTGTGTGGAGGCTCTGAAGCAGCCGTTACAGCAAGTGGTGTCGGTGGATTCAACGCAATGATGGCACTTTCTACAAGAAATGACGATCCAAAAACAGCATCAAGACCATTCGACAAAGACAGAGATGGATTTGTATTAGGTGAAGGAGCCGGATGTATCGTTCTTGAAGAATATGAACACGCGGTAAAACGTGGTGCTACAATTTATGCAGAATTATTGGGAGGTGGTTTAAGTGCTGATGCACATCACATGACTGCTCCACATCCTGAAGGTCTGGGCGCTTATCTGGTAATGAAAAACTGTTTGGAAGATGCAGGCTTAACTGCTGATGAAGTAGATCATATCAATATGCATGGTACTTCTACTCCATTAGGAGACATCGCAGAATCCAATGCAATTTCGAAATTATTAGGCGAGCATGCTTACGATATTCAGATTAATTCTACAAAATCAATGACTGGCCACCTTTTAGGTGCTGCAGGTGTTATTGAAGCTATCGCTGCATTGGGAACTATTATTCATGGTACTGTTCCTCCTACCATCAACCATTTTACTGATGATGAAAACATTGACAGCAGATTAAACTTTACGTTTAATACCGCTGTAAAGAAAGATGTAAAAGTAGCCATGAGCAATACTTTTGGATTTGGCGGGCACAACGCTTGCGTTCTATTTAAGAAAATCTAA
- a CDS encoding aldehyde dehydrogenase family protein translates to MEQLIESKLIKADKAFSVWRKVPFEERQKLIAKAAEILKNNSEKFGRIITTEMNKPISESIAEVEKCALMMNYYAAAENILKPEKVESEFAYSEVHYAPKGVILGVMPWNFPFWQVLRFAIPAILAGNTVVLKHASICFGSGNAIEDVLLEAGFPEGIFQNLEVGHKDVKEILEHDTVKGVSLTGSGKAGGEVASIAGLNIKKSLLELGGSDSFIIFEDADLEEAAKAGAKSRLQNCGQTCTAAKRFIIDEKIEDQFLPVFIEEYKKYEIGDPLDKETKLAGMARPDLADQLEAQFNRALENGAEIIIPLERVSENEFKPGLIRVQEGNPILKEELFGPLGMVMTAKNDEEALQMANDIPFGLSNSVWTKNKERQLFFIENLESGTVNINRMTSSDPRFPFGGTKASGYGTELSLLALKEFVTAKTIVGN, encoded by the coding sequence ATGGAACAATTAATTGAAAGCAAGCTTATTAAAGCAGATAAAGCGTTTTCAGTGTGGAGAAAAGTGCCGTTTGAGGAAAGGCAGAAGTTAATTGCAAAAGCAGCAGAGATTTTAAAGAATAATTCGGAGAAATTTGGAAGGATCATTACAACAGAAATGAATAAGCCCATTTCTGAATCCATTGCTGAAGTGGAAAAGTGCGCATTAATGATGAATTATTATGCAGCTGCAGAAAATATATTAAAACCTGAAAAAGTAGAATCTGAATTTGCTTACTCTGAAGTTCATTATGCTCCGAAAGGGGTGATTTTAGGAGTAATGCCCTGGAATTTTCCTTTCTGGCAGGTATTGAGATTCGCTATTCCCGCGATTCTGGCTGGAAATACAGTGGTTTTAAAGCATGCATCAATTTGTTTCGGAAGTGGAAATGCTATCGAAGATGTTCTTTTGGAAGCTGGTTTCCCGGAAGGGATTTTCCAGAATCTTGAAGTGGGACACAAGGATGTAAAAGAAATCCTTGAGCATGACACTGTAAAAGGAGTGAGTTTGACAGGTAGTGGAAAAGCAGGCGGTGAAGTAGCTTCAATAGCAGGATTAAATATCAAGAAATCTTTACTTGAACTGGGAGGAAGTGATTCTTTTATCATTTTTGAAGATGCTGATCTGGAAGAGGCTGCAAAGGCAGGAGCAAAATCAAGGCTTCAAAATTGCGGGCAAACCTGTACTGCAGCTAAAAGATTTATTATTGATGAAAAGATTGAAGATCAGTTTTTACCTGTTTTCATTGAAGAATATAAAAAATATGAGATTGGAGATCCTTTAGATAAAGAAACAAAATTAGCAGGAATGGCAAGACCCGACCTGGCAGATCAGCTGGAAGCCCAGTTCAACAGAGCATTGGAAAATGGTGCAGAGATTATTATTCCTTTGGAAAGAGTTTCAGAAAATGAATTTAAACCAGGTTTAATCAGAGTTCAGGAAGGGAATCCCATCTTAAAAGAAGAGCTTTTCGGACCGCTTGGTATGGTAATGACTGCAAAAAATGACGAAGAAGCTTTACAAATGGCGAATGATATTCCTTTTGGACTTTCCAATTCTGTTTGGACCAAAAATAAAGAACGTCAGTTATTCTTTATTGAAAACCTTGAATCTGGAACGGTCAACATTAACAGAATGACAAGCTCTGATCCGCGTTTTCCGTTTGGAGGAACAAAAGCTTCAGGATATGGAACAGAATTGTCTCTGTTAGCCTTGAAAGAATTTGTAACAGCTAAAACTATTGTAGGTAATTAA
- the pyk gene encoding pyruvate kinase: MNKYLKKTKIIATLGPASSSKEVMLDLMKAGVDIFRINFSHADYDLVRKNIEIIRELNSEYGYSVGILGDLQGPKLRVGVVKEGSYLNPGDILTFTNEKMEGDSTKVYMTYQQFPQDVKVGERILIDDGKLVLEVTETNEKDTVKAKTIQGGPLSSKKGVNLPNTQVSLPALTEKDIQDANFMLDMEVDWIALSFVRHAQDIIDLKELIASHPNGKFKTPIIAKIEKPEGVKNIDEILLECDGLMVARGDLGVEVPMEEVPAIQKNLVEKARFYSKPVIIATQMMETMINSLTPTRAEVNDVANSVLDGADAVMLSGETSVGRYPVQVVENMAKIVKNIETTHFYQHKNEPIEKDYNCIDERFITNRVCLAAVRIAKTTNVSAIVTLTHSGYTAFQLAAHRPNSHIIVYSGNRRVITMLNLLWGVHAYYYDMKKSTDETIIQVNMLTHNYGYIETGDFVININATPSYEGGKTNTLRLTTV, encoded by the coding sequence ATGAATAAGTATTTAAAGAAGACAAAAATTATCGCAACACTAGGACCTGCTTCATCGTCAAAGGAGGTAATGTTAGATTTAATGAAAGCGGGTGTTGATATTTTCAGAATAAATTTTTCCCATGCAGATTACGACTTAGTCCGAAAAAATATTGAAATAATTAGAGAGCTAAACAGCGAGTATGGTTATTCAGTGGGTATTTTGGGAGACCTTCAGGGTCCTAAACTGAGAGTAGGTGTAGTAAAGGAAGGATCTTACCTTAATCCTGGTGATATTCTTACTTTCACCAATGAAAAGATGGAGGGAGATTCTACAAAGGTATATATGACTTATCAACAGTTTCCACAGGACGTAAAAGTAGGGGAAAGAATCCTTATCGATGACGGGAAGCTGGTACTGGAAGTTACTGAAACCAATGAAAAAGATACTGTAAAAGCTAAAACCATCCAGGGGGGGCCTCTAAGTTCAAAAAAAGGGGTTAACCTGCCTAATACACAGGTATCTCTTCCTGCATTGACAGAAAAGGATATTCAGGATGCCAATTTCATGCTTGATATGGAAGTTGACTGGATTGCTCTTTCTTTTGTGCGTCATGCTCAGGATATCATTGACCTGAAAGAATTAATTGCAAGCCATCCGAATGGTAAATTCAAGACTCCGATTATTGCGAAGATTGAAAAACCTGAAGGGGTTAAAAATATTGACGAAATCCTTCTTGAATGTGACGGATTAATGGTTGCCCGTGGTGACCTGGGAGTAGAAGTTCCGATGGAAGAAGTGCCTGCCATTCAGAAAAACCTGGTAGAGAAAGCAAGATTTTATTCCAAACCGGTAATTATCGCTACCCAGATGATGGAAACTATGATCAACAGCTTAACGCCAACCAGAGCGGAAGTAAATGATGTAGCCAACTCTGTATTGGATGGAGCTGATGCAGTAATGCTTTCAGGAGAAACTTCTGTAGGTAGATATCCTGTACAGGTTGTGGAAAACATGGCTAAAATTGTAAAGAATATTGAAACTACTCATTTCTATCAGCATAAAAATGAGCCTATCGAGAAAGATTATAACTGCATCGATGAGAGATTTATTACAAACAGGGTTTGTCTTGCAGCAGTAAGAATTGCCAAAACAACAAACGTTTCTGCTATTGTAACACTTACTCATTCAGGATATACGGCTTTCCAGCTGGCAGCACACAGGCCAAACTCACACATTATTGTATACAGTGGTAACAGAAGAGTGATTACAATGCTGAACCTGCTTTGGGGTGTCCACGCCTATTATTATGACATGAAGAAGTCTACAGATGAAACAATCATCCAGGTAAATATGCTGACTCATAATTATGGTTATATTGAGACAGGAGACTTTGTAATCAATATCAATGCTACTCCATCATATGAAGGTGGAAAAACAAATACACTGAGATTGACGACAGTATAA
- a CDS encoding IPExxxVDY family protein, with protein sequence MEIQKLYDLDDIEFEDIAIGLVRLAKDIPAHEFFYKINQTNNLCFSRKKDLVFHGGYYDYFFPRFEAYHKSTKTCFTFISNKSSESKQKKIQTELFTEEENIKFLLNNQVDVEYILHSSEQFPDFSVILLPENLVFPIQDYTLSSEEELYQIIQYYE encoded by the coding sequence TTGGAAATTCAAAAACTTTATGATCTTGATGATATAGAATTTGAAGATATTGCCATAGGACTGGTAAGATTAGCAAAAGATATACCCGCTCATGAGTTTTTCTATAAAATAAATCAAACCAACAACCTCTGTTTTTCAAGAAAGAAAGATCTTGTCTTTCACGGAGGATATTATGATTATTTTTTTCCAAGATTTGAGGCTTATCACAAGTCTACAAAGACCTGTTTTACCTTCATTTCAAATAAATCTTCTGAAAGTAAGCAAAAAAAAATTCAGACAGAACTCTTTACAGAAGAAGAAAACATTAAATTTTTATTAAATAATCAGGTAGATGTAGAATATATTTTGCATAGTTCGGAACAGTTTCCTGATTTTTCCGTAATTTTGCTCCCTGAAAATCTTGTGTTTCCAATTCAAGATTATACACTGAGTTCTGAAGAGGAACTTTATCAAATTATCCAGTATTATGAATAA
- the rnc gene encoding ribonuclease III: MELQKYFSKFLLKKRKRQLTERDYFLSTELKKVLGTEVQNIALYREAFSLKNSSKNQDSNYERLEFLGDSVLGTIISCHLFQTYPQANEGYLTQMKSKIVNRKNLNKLGEDLKLTNLLQKQNSSSALGENISGNLFEALIGAVYLDFHYDACKRIILEKLLTPSEINKLENKIVSYKGLLLEWSQKKKVNIKYETCEEIQANKSVVFRCHVWLGEEKIANATETSKKKAEEKAAQRAFYILNKKENILGNSKTL; encoded by the coding sequence ATGGAGTTACAGAAATACTTTTCTAAATTCCTTCTCAAAAAAAGAAAAAGACAATTAACGGAGAGAGATTATTTTCTCAGTACCGAACTTAAAAAAGTGTTGGGTACAGAGGTACAGAATATTGCTCTTTACCGTGAAGCTTTTTCTTTGAAAAATTCTTCTAAAAATCAAGACAGTAATTACGAAAGACTTGAATTTTTGGGAGATTCTGTTTTGGGTACAATTATTTCTTGTCATTTGTTCCAGACCTATCCTCAGGCTAATGAAGGATACCTGACACAAATGAAATCTAAGATTGTTAATAGGAAAAACCTCAATAAATTAGGAGAAGATCTCAAGCTTACCAACCTTTTGCAAAAGCAAAACAGTTCTTCAGCTTTGGGAGAGAATATCTCCGGGAATTTATTCGAAGCCTTAATAGGTGCCGTTTATTTAGACTTCCATTATGATGCCTGTAAAAGGATCATTCTGGAAAAATTGCTGACCCCTTCCGAGATCAATAAGCTGGAAAATAAAATTGTAAGCTATAAAGGTCTTCTGCTCGAATGGAGCCAAAAGAAAAAGGTCAATATAAAGTACGAAACCTGTGAGGAAATACAGGCCAATAAATCTGTTGTATTCAGGTGTCATGTATGGCTGGGAGAAGAGAAAATTGCTAATGCAACAGAGACTTCCAAAAAGAAAGCAGAGGAAAAGGCAGCACAGAGGGCATTTTATATTTTAAACAAAAAAGAAAATATACTTGGAAATTCAAAAACTTTATGA